A single genomic interval of Pseudopipra pipra isolate bDixPip1 chromosome 29, bDixPip1.hap1, whole genome shotgun sequence harbors:
- the EFNA4 gene encoding ephrin-A4, producing the protein MRPAPLLGLLLWAPLLWAPPVRVTRHGVHWNGSNPRFLRDDYSIQVAINDYLDIYCPHYEGAVPAGRAETFTLFMVDREGYRGCYETPGAFKRWECNRPRAPFGPVRFSEKIQRFTPFSLGFEFQPGETYYYISVPSPESAGRCLKLRVTVCCRGTTPEPVTEVPNSQPHGRGGPEDAVPARGTAAPPQPCTPCLALVLLALLRI; encoded by the exons ATGCGCCCCGCGCCGCTGCTCGGGCTCCTGCTCTGGGCGCCGCTGCTCTGGGCGCCGCCGGTGCGCGTCACCCGCCACGGCGTCCACTGGAACGGCAGCAACCCCAG GTTCCTGCGGGACGACTACTCCATCCAGGTGGCCATCAATGACTACCTGGACATCTACTGCCCGCACTACGAGGGGGCCGTGCCCGCCGGCCGGGCAGAGACCTTCACGCTCTTCATGGTGGACCGGGAGGGTTATCGCGGCTGCTACGAGACCCCCGGTGCCTTCAAGCGCTGGGAGTGCAACCGGCCCCGGGCACCCTTCGGGCCCGTCCGCTTCTCCGAGAAGATCCAGCGCTTCACCCCCTTCTCACTCGGCTTCGAGTTCCAGCCGGGGGAGACCTACTACTACATCT ccGTCCCCAGCCCCGAGAGCGCCGGGCGCTGCCTGAAGCTGCGCGTCACCGTCTGCTGCCGAGGCACCA CACCGGAGCCGGTGACAGAGGTGCCCAATTCGCAGCCCCACGGGCGTGGGGGGCCCGAGG atGCTGTGCCTGCGCGGGGCACCGCGGCCCCACCGCAGCCCTGCACGCCGTGCCTGGCACTcgtgctcctggccctgctccgGATCTGA